A genomic stretch from Schaalia odontolytica includes:
- a CDS encoding aminotransferase-like domain-containing protein, whose product MTQPSTNGDNPASSGRTPAQGNRLDPWYDVYADRAHNLRASEIRALFSVVSRPEVVSLAGGMPNLKDLPLDRLAASAEKLIRNHGAQAMQYGSGQGWEVLRERITEVMTYDGIVGADPDDVVVTTGSQQALDLVTELFVNPGDVILAEAPSYVGALGVFHARQADVVHVAMDEHGIIPEALVETIRDVRASGRTIKFIYIIPNYHNPAGVTLSAERRPIIAEICLREHVLIVEDNPYGLLGFHSDPLPAIASYSPEGVVYLGSFSKMFAPGFRIGWAYAPHAIRAKLVLALESAILCPSMVGQMAIADYLSNYDWYGQVKSFRSMYAERCRAMLTSLEEYMPSCSWTVPDGGFYTWVTLPEGLDAKAMLPRAVRAQVAYVSGTAFFYDGTGSNHLRLSFCYPTPEEIREGVRRLSTVVNTEKEIVDMFGTASGNEAGAGSDR is encoded by the coding sequence TTGACTCAGCCTTCGACCAACGGCGACAACCCGGCCTCGTCCGGGCGCACGCCCGCGCAGGGAAACCGTCTTGACCCCTGGTACGACGTCTACGCGGACCGCGCTCATAACTTGCGCGCATCTGAGATCCGAGCTCTCTTCTCCGTTGTGTCGCGCCCCGAGGTCGTGTCTCTCGCAGGCGGCATGCCCAACCTGAAGGACCTCCCTCTCGATAGGCTGGCCGCCTCCGCAGAAAAGCTGATTCGCAACCACGGCGCGCAGGCCATGCAATACGGCAGCGGCCAGGGATGGGAGGTCCTGCGTGAACGCATCACCGAGGTGATGACATACGACGGCATCGTCGGCGCCGACCCGGACGACGTGGTGGTCACGACGGGCAGCCAGCAGGCCCTCGACCTCGTCACGGAGCTCTTCGTGAACCCGGGCGACGTCATCCTTGCCGAGGCCCCCTCCTACGTGGGCGCGCTGGGCGTGTTCCATGCACGCCAGGCCGACGTCGTGCACGTTGCCATGGACGAGCACGGCATCATCCCCGAGGCCCTGGTGGAGACCATCCGTGACGTGCGTGCGTCTGGCCGCACGATCAAGTTCATCTACATCATCCCGAACTACCACAACCCCGCCGGTGTCACGCTCTCCGCGGAGCGTCGCCCCATCATCGCTGAGATCTGCCTGCGCGAGCACGTCCTGATCGTCGAGGACAACCCCTACGGGCTGCTCGGCTTCCACAGCGATCCCCTGCCGGCCATTGCCTCGTACAGCCCTGAGGGCGTCGTCTACCTCGGCTCCTTCTCGAAGATGTTCGCCCCCGGCTTCCGCATCGGCTGGGCCTACGCACCCCACGCGATACGCGCGAAGCTCGTGCTGGCCCTCGAGTCCGCGATCCTGTGCCCGTCGATGGTCGGCCAGATGGCGATCGCCGACTACCTGAGCAACTACGACTGGTACGGCCAGGTCAAGTCCTTCCGTTCGATGTACGCGGAGCGCTGCCGCGCGATGCTGACCTCGCTCGAGGAATACATGCCGTCGTGCTCGTGGACGGTCCCCGACGGCGGCTTCTACACGTGGGTGACGCTACCCGAAGGCCTCGACGCGAAGGCCATGCTGCCGCGCGCCGTGCGCGCCCAGGTGGCCTACGTGTCGGGCACGGCATTCTTCTACGACGGCACCGGATCGAACCACCTGCGCCTGTCCTTCTGCTACCCCACTCCCGAGGAGATCCGCGAGGGCGTTCGCCGCCTCTCGACGGTCGTCAATACGGAGAAGGAAATAGTCGACATGTTCGGTACGGCCTCTGGCAACGAGGCCGGGGCCGGCTCGGATCGTTAA
- a CDS encoding NYN domain-containing protein, translated as MASFSERTAILVDGGFYRIQAKKLFGDKTPEERADELFSYCIRHLNKGSAEEASLYRIFYYDCPPSTKVVFNPIAKRQVNLAQSDQHRWMTAFFEALMKKRKVALRRGEELSSAGEYTLRPGVLKDLCAGRRTVESLTDRDIRLNITQKGVDMRIGLDIASLAERDLVTQIILISGDSDFVPAAKYARRRGIDFVLDPMWRKVSTSLNEHVDGIKSSARRPSK; from the coding sequence GTGGCTAGTTTTTCCGAACGTACAGCGATCCTTGTCGATGGTGGGTTCTACCGCATTCAGGCAAAGAAGCTGTTTGGTGACAAGACCCCCGAGGAGCGTGCAGATGAGCTGTTTTCTTACTGCATACGCCACCTCAACAAGGGAAGTGCTGAAGAGGCAAGCCTCTACCGGATCTTCTACTACGACTGCCCGCCATCAACGAAAGTGGTTTTCAATCCCATCGCGAAACGCCAGGTGAACCTTGCCCAGAGTGATCAGCATCGATGGATGACCGCATTCTTCGAAGCATTGATGAAGAAGCGCAAGGTTGCCTTGCGAAGAGGCGAAGAGCTATCAAGCGCCGGTGAATATACGCTGCGGCCCGGAGTGCTGAAGGATCTGTGTGCGGGTAGAAGGACTGTTGAGAGCTTGACCGACCGCGACATTCGACTCAACATCACGCAGAAGGGAGTCGATATGCGTATTGGTCTCGATATTGCTTCGTTGGCCGAACGTGATCTCGTCACGCAGATCATCCTCATCTCTGGTGACTCTGACTTCGTACCTGCCGCAAAGTATGCGCGCAGACGTGGCATAGATTTCGTACTTGATCCGATGTGGCGCAAGGTATCCACAAGCCTGAATGAGCATGTTGACGGTATCAAGTCGAGCGCAAGGCGCCCCTCGAAATAA
- a CDS encoding TIGR03773 family transporter-associated surface protein codes for MNPTKHRNPGRAAARAFAAMALAAASFLAPAAAQAADEATTGPDAATDATASDTSAADTGATTAEADASTEEGAPASSADLSACYAMRTAPAGTTATLDRGHADIFDLTSDAAGTLTLRIKEDATGSGVMREPEQTLLAVKGSTLTQIPASVSQATGAPAAAYLLGQAGDNQASVLWPGWDTLGVAAGGYDAARFHVSYTGPADGRIYAFTSSFTEGTKAVTADGSFDLAPEGDDIDQPYAAHKHVNWLFTRAGRYTLTVQASAWTPGNTGAANAVAPARTYTIDVADEASCIAQYAQGPSNDQAQPAPAPGVNPGSVNSTNNQAAQDQSGNAAPGATGGPAAPATNTGATGTTGGANPAPASGPRTTSGTNAGERCVATRITREATEAEAATLASNSAPANTARTTLTVSVGDGASGNATDGHFDLGPAIENGTLVARVKDDRTQPAQWVDPSSLTFALGDAARITAPADLGFVATPGSSVWLIPSTQIAGVPWLGLNSQREEIVSGTTGPVQFTLDAVEGPGRVAVFNAGSLGSGVGEHVFDGPGSAYTLGANTHAHQNWVFTAPGTYTLTITMRVTPNGEALAGSGFGGGGDLTATGATGPNGRPMVSQVVGRTASGKDCDLSLATTGADTIPLTVVSLTWALTGAACVWVGAIGRRRNLRKAL; via the coding sequence ATGAACCCCACGAAGCACAGGAACCCGGGCCGCGCAGCTGCCCGGGCTTTCGCCGCAATGGCCCTTGCAGCCGCCTCCTTCCTTGCCCCTGCAGCCGCTCAGGCCGCCGACGAGGCCACAACCGGCCCCGATGCCGCAACCGACGCGACGGCCTCAGACACGAGCGCCGCAGACACGGGCGCCACCACCGCCGAAGCCGACGCCTCGACTGAGGAGGGCGCCCCGGCCTCGTCCGCGGACCTGAGCGCCTGCTACGCCATGCGCACCGCCCCCGCAGGCACCACCGCCACCCTGGACCGCGGCCACGCCGACATCTTCGACCTGACCTCCGACGCAGCCGGGACCCTCACCCTGCGTATCAAGGAGGACGCCACCGGGTCCGGCGTCATGCGCGAACCCGAGCAGACCCTCCTCGCCGTCAAGGGCTCCACGCTCACACAGATCCCCGCATCCGTCAGCCAGGCGACCGGTGCGCCCGCCGCCGCCTACCTCCTCGGCCAGGCCGGCGACAACCAGGCCAGCGTCCTGTGGCCCGGGTGGGACACCCTGGGCGTGGCCGCCGGCGGTTACGACGCGGCGCGCTTTCACGTGAGCTACACGGGCCCGGCCGACGGCCGCATCTACGCCTTCACCTCCAGCTTCACCGAGGGCACCAAGGCGGTCACCGCCGACGGTAGCTTCGACCTCGCCCCCGAAGGCGACGACATCGACCAGCCCTACGCAGCCCACAAGCACGTCAACTGGCTCTTCACGCGCGCCGGCCGCTACACGCTGACCGTCCAGGCCAGCGCATGGACCCCCGGCAACACCGGCGCCGCCAACGCCGTCGCGCCCGCCCGCACGTACACGATCGACGTCGCCGACGAGGCCTCGTGCATCGCCCAGTACGCGCAGGGCCCCTCCAACGACCAGGCGCAGCCCGCTCCCGCCCCCGGCGTGAACCCCGGCTCCGTGAACTCCACGAACAATCAGGCCGCACAAGACCAGTCCGGCAACGCGGCCCCCGGCGCGACTGGCGGCCCCGCGGCCCCCGCGACCAACACGGGCGCGACCGGCACCACGGGCGGCGCGAACCCAGCCCCCGCCTCGGGACCGCGCACCACGAGCGGGACCAACGCCGGTGAGCGCTGCGTCGCCACCCGCATCACCCGCGAGGCCACCGAAGCCGAGGCCGCCACCCTCGCCTCCAACAGCGCCCCAGCCAACACCGCGCGCACCACGCTGACCGTGAGCGTCGGGGACGGTGCCTCCGGCAACGCGACCGACGGCCACTTCGACCTGGGACCCGCCATCGAAAACGGCACCCTCGTCGCCCGCGTCAAGGACGACCGCACGCAGCCCGCCCAGTGGGTCGACCCCTCGTCCCTGACCTTCGCCCTCGGTGACGCCGCGCGCATCACCGCGCCCGCCGACCTCGGCTTCGTCGCCACGCCCGGCTCGAGCGTCTGGCTGATCCCCTCCACCCAGATCGCGGGTGTGCCCTGGCTGGGACTGAACTCCCAGCGCGAAGAAATCGTTAGTGGCACCACGGGCCCCGTCCAATTCACCCTCGACGCCGTCGAAGGCCCCGGACGCGTCGCCGTCTTCAATGCGGGCTCTCTCGGCTCCGGCGTCGGCGAGCACGTCTTCGACGGCCCCGGCAGCGCCTACACGCTCGGCGCCAATACGCACGCCCACCAGAACTGGGTGTTCACCGCCCCCGGCACCTACACCCTCACCATCACCATGCGCGTCACCCCCAACGGCGAGGCGCTCGCGGGCAGCGGCTTCGGTGGCGGCGGCGACCTCACCGCGACGGGCGCGACCGGCCCCAACGGGCGACCCATGGTCTCCCAGGTCGTCGGCCGCACCGCCTCGGGCAAGGACTGCGACCTCTCCCTGGCCACCACCGGCGCCGACACCATCCCCCTGACTGTCGTCTCCCTGACGTGGGCGCTCACGGGCGCGGCCTGCGTGTGGGTGGGCGCGATCGGACGCCGCCGCAACCTGCGCAAAGCGCTGTGA
- a CDS encoding anchored repeat ABC transporter, substrate-binding protein yields MLAASTLALTATLAGCAPAPDPATDGELRVVATTGILADLVRNVAGDRVHVTQMVPDGADPHSWEPSLRTVRDVAYADLAFSNYLMLEEHALIRALDSNLPAGSRSVSVAEEAAKNGATILPLVEDRALDTPWLGMRVWGDGTDMGATRASQIDLTTTGVDGPGQAAAYLTTSFGQPEIAFASSDGFNAATGYDTDTAQLPADAHQHMSWAFTQPGIYRVHFRAHLRTTPGATPAPVGEGTAVFAVGTPPEDIAAAEGRRILRAGHADITVNLTTKRVELASDAGALSGDEASAPCVGAGTTGAAVASTMECTDLDQVVIEVPTRALTTIPGESSFRFIGEAGDSVYMLPQAVLGKHVHGDIDPHLWHDVHNAQAYVRVIRDSLISVDPDGEATYRANAAAYLTRLDELDATVASTIASIPEERRKLVTTNDAYAYLANAYGLTVAGFVAPNPSVEPSIADRIKLQATLADSSIPAVFLEPNLARTRSTLRTAATDAGVEICPLYGDTLDDQAPTYIDMMQHNARSLARCLGGKEMP; encoded by the coding sequence ATGCTCGCTGCCTCGACGTTAGCGCTCACGGCGACCCTGGCCGGGTGCGCGCCCGCGCCCGACCCCGCTACCGACGGCGAACTGCGCGTCGTCGCCACGACCGGCATCCTCGCCGATCTCGTGCGTAACGTCGCCGGAGACCGCGTCCACGTCACGCAGATGGTGCCCGACGGGGCCGACCCGCACTCGTGGGAGCCCTCCCTGCGCACAGTGCGCGACGTGGCCTACGCGGACCTCGCCTTCTCCAACTACCTCATGCTCGAGGAACACGCCCTCATCCGGGCCCTCGACTCCAACCTGCCCGCAGGCTCACGCTCCGTGTCCGTCGCCGAGGAGGCCGCCAAAAACGGCGCGACCATCCTCCCCCTCGTCGAAGACCGTGCGCTCGATACCCCGTGGCTCGGCATGCGCGTGTGGGGCGACGGCACCGACATGGGGGCCACCCGCGCCTCGCAGATTGACCTGACGACCACCGGCGTCGACGGGCCTGGGCAGGCCGCCGCGTACCTCACCACGTCCTTCGGGCAGCCTGAGATCGCCTTCGCGTCCTCCGACGGCTTCAACGCCGCCACCGGATACGACACCGACACCGCGCAGCTGCCCGCCGACGCCCACCAGCACATGAGCTGGGCGTTCACCCAACCCGGCATCTACCGCGTCCACTTCCGCGCCCACCTGCGCACCACCCCCGGTGCCACCCCCGCACCCGTCGGGGAAGGCACCGCCGTCTTCGCCGTCGGCACCCCGCCCGAGGACATCGCCGCCGCCGAAGGCCGACGCATCCTGCGCGCCGGCCACGCCGACATCACCGTCAACCTCACCACCAAGCGCGTCGAACTCGCCTCCGACGCGGGCGCGCTTTCCGGGGACGAGGCCTCGGCCCCCTGCGTGGGCGCCGGAACCACGGGCGCGGCCGTCGCCTCCACCATGGAGTGCACCGACCTCGACCAGGTCGTCATCGAAGTGCCCACCCGCGCGCTCACGACGATCCCCGGTGAGTCCTCGTTCCGTTTCATCGGCGAGGCGGGGGACAGCGTGTATATGCTGCCCCAGGCCGTCCTCGGCAAGCACGTCCACGGTGACATCGACCCCCACCTGTGGCACGACGTCCACAACGCCCAGGCGTACGTGCGCGTCATCCGCGACTCGTTGATCTCCGTCGACCCCGACGGCGAGGCCACCTACCGGGCCAACGCAGCCGCCTACCTGACGCGCCTCGACGAGCTCGACGCCACCGTGGCCTCGACCATCGCGTCTATCCCCGAAGAGCGACGCAAACTCGTCACCACCAACGACGCCTACGCCTACCTGGCGAACGCCTACGGGCTCACCGTCGCCGGATTCGTCGCGCCCAACCCCAGCGTCGAACCCTCCATCGCCGACCGGATCAAACTCCAGGCCACCCTGGCCGACTCCTCGATCCCCGCGGTGTTCCTCGAACCCAACCTGGCGCGCACCCGCTCCACCCTACGCACCGCCGCCACCGACGCGGGCGTGGAGATCTGCCCCCTGTACGGTGACACCCTTGACGACCAAGCACCCACCTACATCGACATGATGCAACACAACGCCCGCTCACTGGCACGCTGCCTGGGCGGCAAGGAGATGCCATGA
- a CDS encoding choice-of-anchor M domain-containing protein, producing the protein MSVFALIVSAFLVVAGAPSSVADPSPDPDLAQSVAAHEEWSNEASEISVGHVDLGPRLIDGQWRAGLRHDAESGAVWRDPNQTVLRVADAAVMTAPDSADYPFLADVAGEPVYVVPQTQNPSVVWLGWNTQDPAVTATIDRGLTMRVGPVSGPGRAWLFLQSGTFGKPLLLADSAAAPGDVWIDSGTHVHANWAFSAPGTYTATVTFLGTTTAGEAVSASTTLRFAVGDAASASEALAKAAPAGASGPASEGPASQDSAPGAAPQATGNAGAPASSSSASSGGLPDWAFLAIITVAALSLLVIGALVVARSRRSRAEQAAAIAEADSILAPLPDSRGEGSVEAAPASSDSAPTQGKASGERGLVDGGGEQ; encoded by the coding sequence ATGTCGGTGTTCGCTCTCATCGTGTCGGCGTTCCTCGTCGTCGCGGGCGCGCCCTCTTCTGTCGCCGACCCGAGTCCCGACCCCGACCTCGCGCAGAGTGTTGCGGCTCATGAAGAGTGGTCGAATGAGGCCTCGGAGATTAGCGTCGGGCACGTCGACCTCGGCCCCCGACTGATCGACGGGCAGTGGCGCGCCGGCCTGCGCCACGATGCCGAGAGTGGCGCCGTGTGGCGCGACCCCAACCAGACCGTCCTGCGGGTTGCCGACGCGGCCGTCATGACCGCGCCCGACTCCGCCGACTACCCCTTCCTGGCCGACGTCGCGGGCGAGCCCGTGTACGTCGTCCCCCAGACGCAAAACCCCAGCGTCGTGTGGCTCGGCTGGAACACGCAGGATCCCGCCGTCACGGCCACCATCGACCGTGGCCTCACCATGCGCGTCGGCCCCGTGAGCGGCCCCGGCCGCGCGTGGCTGTTCCTGCAGTCCGGCACCTTCGGCAAGCCCCTCCTGCTCGCCGACTCCGCCGCGGCGCCCGGCGACGTGTGGATCGACTCGGGCACGCACGTGCACGCCAACTGGGCGTTCTCCGCCCCCGGCACCTACACGGCGACCGTCACCTTCCTCGGCACGACCACCGCAGGCGAGGCCGTCAGCGCCTCCACGACCCTGCGCTTCGCCGTGGGTGATGCCGCGTCGGCATCCGAGGCCCTTGCCAAGGCCGCGCCCGCCGGTGCCTCCGGACCGGCATCCGAGGGCCCGGCGTCCCAGGACTCGGCACCCGGGGCCGCTCCCCAGGCGACCGGTAACGCCGGTGCTCCTGCCTCTTCGTCCTCCGCCTCCTCCGGCGGGCTGCCTGACTGGGCCTTCCTCGCGATCATCACCGTGGCCGCGCTGTCCCTCCTCGTGATCGGTGCCCTCGTCGTGGCGCGCTCGCGCCGCAGCCGCGCCGAACAGGCCGCCGCCATCGCCGAGGCCGACTCCATCCTCGCGCCCCTACCCGACTCCCGCGGTGAGGGAAGCGTGGAAGCGGCCCCGGCCTCGTCCGACTCGGCGCCCACCCAGGGTAAGGCCTCGGGCGAGCGCGGCCTCGTCGATGGGGGAGGGGAGCAGTGA
- a CDS encoding anchored repeat-type ABC transporter ATP-binding subunit has protein sequence MSQLRVSGLGASLGGRSVLEGVDLEVEAGELVGLIGPNGAGKTTLIRSILGLIPSSGSVETDGAIGYVPQRHEFAWDFPISVRDAVLQAVTVRRGLLGRARTPHFRAVEEALSLVGMRDLAKRPIGELSGGQRQRVLVARALAIRPAVLLLDEPFTGLDMPTQEMLMDLFRSLADGGRALLMTTHDLIGARAGCDRLYLLRRTIVASGTPADLADADPWIRAFDVRPDNPILDALGVRA, from the coding sequence GTGAGCCAGCTGCGCGTCTCCGGGCTCGGCGCGTCCCTGGGTGGGCGCAGTGTCCTCGAGGGCGTCGACCTGGAGGTCGAGGCCGGGGAGCTCGTCGGCCTCATCGGACCCAACGGCGCGGGCAAGACCACGCTGATTCGCTCGATCCTGGGGCTCATCCCCTCCAGCGGCAGCGTCGAGACCGACGGCGCGATTGGGTACGTGCCGCAGCGGCACGAGTTCGCGTGGGACTTCCCGATCAGCGTGCGCGACGCTGTCCTGCAGGCCGTCACCGTGCGGCGCGGGTTGCTGGGGCGCGCGCGGACCCCGCACTTCCGGGCGGTCGAGGAGGCCCTGTCGCTCGTGGGTATGCGCGACCTGGCGAAGCGTCCCATCGGCGAGCTGTCCGGCGGGCAGCGCCAGCGCGTCCTCGTCGCGCGGGCCCTCGCGATCCGTCCCGCCGTGCTGCTCCTCGACGAGCCCTTCACGGGCCTGGACATGCCGACCCAGGAGATGCTCATGGACCTGTTCCGCTCCCTCGCGGACGGGGGGCGTGCCCTCCTCATGACCACGCACGACCTCATCGGCGCGCGGGCCGGCTGCGACCGCCTCTACCTGCTGCGCCGGACGATCGTCGCCTCGGGAACGCCCGCTGATCTGGCCGACGCCGACCCGTGGATCCGCGCCTTCGACGTGCGACCCGACAACCCGATCCTCGACGCCCTAGGAGTGCGCGCATGA
- a CDS encoding anchored repeat-type ABC transporter permease subunit, with amino-acid sequence MSTVIHAVSSGLVPIRAGLAPAADFLSPYDFFRDLTNPALAFLPRALLIAVVAALVCGSVGVHVVLRGMAFIGDAVAHSVFPGLAIAFVCGGSLVLGGALAGVVTAVLVALLAQNRRLKEDSVIGVLFVGAFALGVAIIARAPGYAGSLQDFLFGSITGIPASDVPVVLGGALFVLVMLFLAHRPIVAVTLDRESARAAGVRVLAADLSLYVAVALAVVISVQTIGNVLVLALLVTPAATARLLCDRLGTMMILSPALGAAGGLVGLYLSWSLDVPTGATIVLVLTACFVLAWVFAPRHGILARTMRERRG; translated from the coding sequence ATGAGCACCGTCATTCACGCGGTGAGCTCCGGCCTCGTCCCCATTCGCGCGGGCCTTGCGCCCGCCGCGGACTTCCTGAGCCCCTACGACTTCTTCCGCGACCTGACGAATCCCGCGCTGGCCTTCCTGCCGCGCGCGCTGCTGATCGCCGTCGTCGCCGCCCTGGTGTGCGGCAGCGTCGGCGTACACGTCGTCCTGCGTGGCATGGCGTTCATCGGCGACGCGGTCGCGCACTCCGTTTTCCCGGGCCTCGCGATCGCCTTCGTGTGCGGCGGGTCCCTGGTGCTCGGCGGCGCGCTCGCGGGCGTCGTGACCGCCGTGCTTGTGGCCCTGTTGGCGCAGAACCGGCGGCTCAAGGAGGACTCCGTCATCGGCGTGCTCTTCGTGGGCGCCTTTGCCCTTGGCGTCGCGATCATCGCGCGCGCCCCCGGGTACGCGGGCAGCCTGCAGGACTTCCTCTTCGGGTCGATCACGGGCATTCCCGCGTCGGATGTGCCCGTGGTGCTGGGTGGTGCCCTGTTCGTGCTGGTCATGCTCTTCCTGGCGCACCGGCCGATCGTCGCCGTGACGCTGGACCGCGAGAGCGCGCGGGCCGCGGGCGTGCGTGTGCTTGCTGCTGATCTGTCCCTGTACGTCGCCGTGGCCCTGGCGGTCGTCATCTCGGTGCAGACGATCGGCAATGTGCTCGTGCTGGCGCTGCTCGTCACCCCCGCGGCCACGGCGCGGCTCCTGTGCGACCGCCTGGGGACCATGATGATCCTGTCGCCCGCTCTGGGGGCGGCGGGTGGTCTGGTGGGCCTGTACCTGTCGTGGTCCTTGGACGTGCCCACGGGCGCCACGATCGTCCTCGTGCTCACCGCGTGCTTCGTGCTCGCCTGGGTCTTCGCGCCGAGGCACGGCATCCTCGCGCGGACAATGCGCGAGAGGCGGGGGTGA
- a CDS encoding S8 family peptidase, whose product MVRETKNSRSRVRSGIAVVAVGALAAGIVSIPAAPAHAADTITAADQSYFSYYGLDRARAKGYTGKGVTIAMIDGKVDTSVPELAGADIRVTIPCMINTSSKSNRHGTGVASILVAPGYGVAPDATLLAYQMSLGANGDVFGNDCVESRGATRITEEWLFNQAMNDDAQVINYSASSGDVDNRVKWAVARAILSGVIIVASAGNDGNDNDAESLSKWSGVVGVSAISVDDKRQDYSSWGQGVVTASIGGPVLFRNLETGANDEAYGTSVSAPVVTGVLALAKQRWPEATSNQLLQLLVKTGLNPDHGWNQYTGFGAIDPGAILNTDPLQFPDENPLMEKQGGSSPTLEEVQQYADGVVDPTDIVNDNSYTYRGLDESMLEDSLNVSPTHLGTSPRYHKK is encoded by the coding sequence ATGGTGAGGGAAACGAAGAATAGCCGCTCGCGCGTAAGGAGCGGCATCGCGGTGGTAGCCGTTGGCGCGCTCGCGGCAGGCATCGTGTCGATTCCCGCTGCGCCCGCGCATGCGGCCGACACGATCACAGCAGCCGATCAGTCGTATTTCTCGTACTACGGCTTGGATCGTGCGCGCGCGAAGGGCTACACGGGCAAGGGCGTGACGATCGCGATGATCGATGGCAAGGTGGACACCTCCGTTCCCGAGCTTGCGGGCGCGGATATCAGGGTGACGATTCCGTGCATGATCAACACATCGTCCAAATCGAATAGACACGGTACAGGTGTCGCTTCGATCCTCGTGGCACCAGGGTACGGTGTTGCGCCGGATGCAACACTTCTCGCCTATCAGATGAGCCTCGGGGCAAATGGGGATGTGTTTGGAAATGACTGTGTAGAAAGCCGTGGTGCTACGCGAATAACAGAGGAGTGGCTCTTTAATCAGGCGATGAACGATGACGCCCAGGTCATTAACTACTCCGCTTCCAGTGGAGATGTCGATAATCGGGTGAAGTGGGCTGTTGCTCGTGCGATTTTGAGCGGTGTGATTATTGTAGCTTCTGCGGGTAATGATGGCAATGATAACGACGCTGAGTCATTGTCCAAATGGTCCGGTGTTGTGGGCGTCAGTGCCATCAGTGTGGACGACAAACGACAGGACTATTCATCCTGGGGGCAGGGCGTGGTGACAGCCTCGATCGGTGGTCCTGTACTGTTTCGTAATCTGGAGACAGGTGCTAACGATGAAGCCTATGGGACGTCAGTTTCAGCTCCCGTGGTGACCGGTGTGCTGGCCTTGGCGAAGCAGCGGTGGCCTGAGGCGACCAGTAACCAGCTGCTGCAGCTGTTGGTGAAGACGGGGTTGAATCCGGACCATGGGTGGAATCAGTACACCGGGTTTGGTGCGATCGATCCGGGCGCGATCCTGAATACGGATCCGTTGCAGTTCCCTGATGAGAATCCGTTGATGGAGAAGCAGGGCGGGTCGAGTCCGACGCTGGAGGAGGTCCAGCAGTATGCGGATGGTGTCGTGGATCCCACGGATATCGTGAACGATAATTCGTACACGTATCGTGGCTTGGATGAGTCGATGCTGGAGGATAGCTTGAACGTCTCCCCGACGCACCTGGGTACGAGCCCGCGGTACCATAAGAAGTGA